The window ACTTGGCTGTTGGACCCATTCAAGCTGCAGGTTGCATTTGCAGGTCTTTGCCCAGAATACTGAAGGCACTGACTGGACAGCACGACCACGGCGGCTTTAATAACTACCATAACAAATAACTCCAGCCATGATCGGCAAGCACTGACAGCTTTGCCTACAACTGTAGTCTCGGTCACATACAAAACTcagcaaggaaaagaaaacatttgcatGATTCTGGCAGAGATTTGCTTTTCATTGAAAGATTATAAGGATGCCCCATGCTTCTGTGTTTTGCTTCCTTACCTGACTTTGACGGCTAAATTGGTTCCGTACCAGGCTAATTACAGGGATCTGTAAAGTGGAAGAGAGAAACTCCAACTCCAGCATCTCCCCTTTGCTTTGCGGGAAGGCTAGGATAGCGCTGACTCCCTGCACCACCACTGTATGACAGACACTTTGCAGGAAAGAAAGGGGGTCGCTACTCCAAGAACTAGAGGCAGAAAAGGGGAAAACAGGTAAGTCCCCCAATCCTGCTTCTATCGCCATCACCACTTCCAGAGAGAGGTTGTAAGGTAGCAGCTCGGGCAATTTATTCAGGTTTTCCACCGCAAAAAGCAAGGCGTCCCTGGGAAAGAGCAGCTCCTCTTCGCTCCCATTGCCAACTTGGCCACTGATGCTCAGTGGCGACTTCCTCCGCAGCCCGGTGGCAATCCAGCGGCGCTGCAGCCCGGGGCTTCTGCCAGCAGTGGCCCTAAAGCTCGGCCCCCGGGCCACTCCCGGCCTCTCGG of the Rhinatrema bivittatum unplaced genomic scaffold, aRhiBiv1.1, whole genome shotgun sequence genome contains:
- the LOC115082475 gene encoding LOW QUALITY PROTEIN: glutamate receptor ionotropic, NMDA 3A-like (The sequence of the model RefSeq protein was modified relative to this genomic sequence to represent the inferred CDS: deleted 2 bases in 1 codon); amino-acid sequence: MLNLSWWWLVSRVCLLIPCALVLARVPGSSSHPQPCQILKRIGHTVRVGAVQLQPWRARAVTEPQGWPGNEVPLARRELGEEEAGAGPLKETEPPAAERPGVARGPSFRATAGRSPGLQRRWIATGLRRKSPLSISGQVGNGSEEELLFPRDALLFAVENLNKLPELLPYNLSLEVVMAIEAGLGDLPVFPFSASSSWSSDPLSFLQSVCHTVVVQGVSAILAFPQSKGEMLELEFLSSTLQIPVISLVRNQFSRQSQVRKQNTEAWGILIIFQ